One Actinospica robiniae DSM 44927 genomic region harbors:
- a CDS encoding TetR/AcrR family transcriptional regulator, producing MEHTERDTPPPPLLKPGRGRRRAEDVRHAALTATSALLFEEGIRGVTFEKVATRAGVSKMTLYKWWSSPGVLAFEAYFSALEETLAFPDTGDLRADLTTQLHALVGLFSRSGATIAQIIGAAQSEPELIEALSNQYVRRRRQLAVERLRKAKDAGQLRLDADLDAIVDQLWGACYHRLMLPVRPEHPVDEAFADALIANLFGGIAPAAD from the coding sequence ATGGAGCACACCGAGCGCGACACCCCGCCCCCGCCTCTGCTCAAGCCCGGCCGCGGCCGGCGCCGGGCCGAGGACGTGCGCCATGCCGCCCTGACCGCGACCAGCGCGCTGCTGTTCGAGGAGGGGATCAGGGGCGTGACGTTCGAGAAGGTCGCGACCCGCGCGGGTGTCAGCAAGATGACGCTCTACAAGTGGTGGAGCTCCCCCGGCGTGCTCGCGTTCGAGGCCTACTTCAGCGCGCTCGAGGAGACGCTGGCGTTCCCCGACACCGGGGACCTGCGCGCCGATCTGACCACCCAACTGCACGCGCTCGTCGGCCTGTTCTCCCGCAGCGGCGCGACGATCGCGCAGATCATCGGCGCGGCGCAGAGCGAACCAGAACTCATCGAAGCGCTCTCGAACCAGTACGTGCGCCGGCGCCGACAGCTCGCGGTCGAACGTCTGCGCAAGGCCAAGGATGCCGGGCAGCTGCGCCTGGACGCCGACCTCGACGCGATCGTCGACCAGCTCTGGGGCGCCTGCTACCACCGGCTGATGCTGCCCGTCCGCCCAGAGCACCCGGTGGACGAAGCGTTCGCGGACGCGTTGATCGCC